In Brachypodium distachyon strain Bd21 chromosome 2, Brachypodium_distachyon_v3.0, whole genome shotgun sequence, one genomic interval encodes:
- the LOC100825203 gene encoding succinate dehydrogenase subunit 4, mitochondrial, producing MASRFLARSKTLALALSRADAAPAPLSGSRALSSLPRYPVVSAPAPAVGSPTRVGKVLGYEPTSHLSGTQFSPRWFSTIVPSGSPMQKTQISETCKYVPGVEHSDALKATEGTSPKVVAFSPLEAAIAKPRSSPLTSESSKVSRSEIATQVTFYMIPALLLASKNSISTSLMVGAVYHQIYMFHKEIFLDYVHHDITRKWALIYFKLLLLVMAKDTIVYFDLF from the exons ATGGCGTCGCGATTCCTCGCCCGatccaaaaccctagccctcGCCCTCTCCCGTGCCGACGCAGCTCCAGCGCCCCTGTCAGGATCCCGCgcgctctcctccctcccccgctACCCCGTGGTCTCTGCCCCGGCCCCGGCGGTCGGATCCCCTACCCGCGTCGGCAAG GTTCTGGGATATGAGCCAACATCACACCTCAGCGGCACACAATTTTCGCCACGTTGGTTTTCTACTATAGTACCAAGTGGATCTCCCATGCAGAAGACACAG ATCTCAGAGACATGTAAGTATGTTCCTGGAGTGGAACACTCTGATGCACTGAAAGCAACGGAAGGAACCTCCCCAAAAGTTGTGGCATTCAGCCCATTGGAAGCAGCTATTGCTAAACCTAGAAGCAGTCCATTGACAAGTGAAAGTTCCAAAGTTAGTCGATCAGAGATAGCAACTCAAGTTACATTTTACATGATCCCAGCTCTGCTTCTTGCCTCCAAAAACAGCATAAGTACCTCTCTTATGGTTGGGGCGGTATACCATCAAATATACATGTTCCACAAGGAGATCTTTCTGGACTACGTGCACCATGATATCACCAGGAAGTGGGCTTTGATATACTTCAAGCTGCTTTTACTTGTCATGGCAAAGGACACCATCGTGTACTTTGATCTGTTCTAG